AACTCTGGTTCGTATTTTTTCGGCAATGTGGATTTCCAGCACCGTGTCGGGTAGCGATGTATAAAGGAACAGTTATCACGGGGATCGAGCCTGCTGCTTCAGCCATTTACGAGGCAGAACTCTTGCTCGTAAATTTCGCCTCTTGAGGCATGTAACTGCAATAAAACTGCAGTACGCGTGAACGTGGAATCTTTCTGTGATGTAGCCAGTACCACGAGCGCCCTTTTAAAATTCTCTGGAGGTCAATGTAACTCTAATTTAGTACCTCCTTTGAACGATGACTCCCAAATCCCGTTCGAGCCCagggaatttctcaaaaattccaTCTGCGATGCAGGGAGTACAAAATCGATAGTAATAATTGATATTAAAGCGTCGTTTGATTCTAATCTCCGAGACGCGCTGGAATTCCTTCCGATAAGCGACTTTTTTCACCCAACCTAGATCGAAGGACCTGTCACTGAATCTCATAcattttttatccattttttcGCATTTGTCCCGCGGTGCTGCGACGAGTGCCAAGGGAATTCCGTGACGAGCTCAAGCTCGACAACACCGTGTTCTACATTCATGGTAAACAAGTAATCCTTCAAGCAGCACCGGAGAAATTTCAGTCTGAAGGACAAGTacgaagaaaggaaggaagctCGTCGAGAAATCTTGGATCGCCctactaatttttaatatacctTTTGCATCCTCCCTGTTTCCCACTTCTCTTCGCAATAAGGCCAGTGGAATTACGAACCAAGACCACGACGCCTTTCGCAAGTTTATTGGAAAATGTTCCCAAGACTTCCCCTAATTATCTCAATAACAGTAACAGTAATGAATTAAGAACTCCTGAAGCAACTTATTCTACACGATAAACGTCCGTAGCTGCAGCGGACTAAAGTACAAAGAACAACCAAGAACCTACGCTCTCAAACTACCACCCTGCACGGTAATTAATCAATTTTCAAGCTGAACAATAGCCCAGCATGGGCAACAAATAATTACACGAACAACAACGCTGCGGTGTAACTCAGCAGCGGAACAAGAACCCAAGAACACGCAGCCCTAGGCAACTCAATTACGCCCAGCCGTGGAGAAAGTTAACTCGAAACTCTATCGAGTACCAAGTTCCTACAGGAGCACCCTCCATCCAATGGATCGAAGGATACTCTTCCCTAACTCTGCAGACGGTAAAGAGTCCCCTAAATTATCAGTGGTAGCTAGCATAGGCATTGATTTTCGTCAGCCCGTTCCCATTCGCTCAGAAGCGCCACGTCTGACCAATGACCGACTTGTACTACTGAAACGGGACATCCCTGCGCTTACCAGTGGTCGGACTCGTTTCGGTGAAAACTACTGTGCACAAAACGTCCTCCAGGATGTAGGCCTACATTGGATAGGCATTTGAATATATCAGACACGCGATTTTAACCCACTGTATACCCAACGTACAGTGTATTTTTCTTCCCTTAAAATACAGAAGCAGAAAAGCAGGAGAGAACGGAATAGAAATTCTGTTACGGTAGACAGAAGATAGCAGTTACTCGTCTGGTATTAAATACACGGAGACTCGGTTACCCGGCCGATACAGGGGTGTAGCCCACGAGGCTTATCCCAGCGCGCGTGTCTGATCAATACTTCATCCCGTCGCGTCTGAAGCAGCGTCGAACGACGAGGGTGCCGTGGCTGCTGGGCCTCCGGTTTGTCGTGCACGCGTCccgacgttttccacggccGTTCCTGGGAACATGTCGCGCGGGAATCGATAGCGCCGCGTCCGAAACGAGAATGCCGTCGGTTCCGTTGTTCCTGTTCCATCGCGAGAGGCATGATTGAGAAACGGCGGCGCGTGTTCGTCTCGACAAGTGCGTAGAAGGGTGACGGATCGTTGGAAGGCTTCGTCCAGTTCGTTGGTGGTGAGGCTGGGGCAGTCGGAACGGGAAGATGAAGAGGCCGAACGTGAGGACTCTGGCGCTGGTTGTGTGCACGTTCACGTACTTGCTGGTCGGGGCGGCTGTGTTCGACGCCTTCGAGTCGGACACGGAGAGGAAGCGTTGGGAATTCCTCTCCGGTGAGTATCCCGCAATTCGGTATTGGCGGAATCCTCGCGAATTCTGCGCCGCGCCGAGTACTTATTCACCCGTGATTATTTCGCCAGAGATTCGCCGTAACATGATGAAGAAGTACAACATCACGCAGGAGGATTACAGAATGCTGGAGATCGTTATAATAGAGAACAAGCCGCACAAGGCGGGCCCACAGTGGAAATTCGCGGGTGCCTTCTATTTCTCCACGCTCGTGCTTGCTATGATCGGTGAGTCAGGTTTTTGATATCGTTTCAGAACATTTTGAAACAGTCAGCTTCGGGAAATGCATCGTGAATAGGGTAGTGATTTCCAACCTGTGGCTCGTGAAGTGATTTCTGTAGGCtcgccacgattttttttttaatattattcagtttgaattatattctgaaatatctattGTTAATGTGTGTTCTTcactttaataaatttacctcACCTTATATGGGGAAAAAGGTCGCAGGTTAATTGGATATTTTATAAGGGGATCGCGACACAAACAAATTTGGGAAACACTGATACAGGGTAACTGAAAATACTTCCTTGACCTTTTCCCGCTAATTTCTCTCGACGTTCGCAGGCTACGGACACTCGACGCCAGTCACCATAGGCGGGAAAGCTTTCTGCATGGTGTACGCCATGGTTGGCATCCCTCTGGGCCTGGTGATGTTCCAGAGCATCGGCGAACGTTTGAACAAGTTCGCCTCTGTGGTGATCAAGCGAGCAAAAACGTATCTACGATGCCTGAAAACAGAGGCGACGGAGTTGAATCTGATGTTCGCGACCGGTTTGCTTTCGAGTATAATCATCACCACTGGAGCAGCGGTGTTCTCGCGTTACGAGGGGTGGAGCTACTTCGATAGCTTCTACTACTGCTTCGTCACATTGACTACTATCGGCTTCGGCGATTACGTCGCTCTTCAGGTAAATACCACCCGACAAATATCCAATTATATCACACTCGATCTGTTTCGGCAAAAtcatctctcactctctctctattTCTATCCCTCTTTCTTTCCACATCAGCCGAAAGAAACCTGGATCAGCTGATGAACCTTGTATTTACTTTTCGCGATCACATATACAAACATACTGTTCCTCATTTACACTCACATATACACTCTCGCTCTCGTGACCGACGCGAGCGCTCGGTTATACACATCAGTAGTCTCTCGAGCTGATAAACACCTTTGTATCATCTCAATCATTAATTCCCTCATTCGCAATAAACTGCACTATTCTCAACATATTTTGAGTTACCTCTGTACACGATCAATCTTTCCACCGAAAAATGTTACAGAACGACCATGCACTTTCCAATAAACCAGGATACGTGGCCTTAAGTCTGGTGTTCATCCTATTCGGTCTGGCCGTCGTCGCTGCCAGCATAAACTTGCTCGTACTCCGTTTCATGACGATGTACGTACTCGTTTCCCCAATTGTTAATTCAAGGGATCTTATAAAAATGGTCGGAACAcgagaagaaatattttctcaGACTTCACCCTGTTGCATAATATAGTAGAATTTCCTGGCTTCCGTTAATCGCTGGTTTCTTCGGTAAACAGGAACACGGGGGACGCACGCCGCGACGACAACGAGCTGGTAGTTGTTCCTCACCATGTTCCAGTGCTGGATGGGCAAGTAATCGCGGTGAATGGGCGGCTGCTGGGCGGCCACGTGCCGATAATTCACGACATGGACGACTGCGTGAAGGTGTGCTTTTGCACGTGTCTGCGGCCGGCAAATTCGGAGCACTTGGACCAGGGGTACCAAGGCTACAGGTCTCCATCGGCCTCTGCCAGCCTCCGCAAGAAGCGCGCATCCGTCTGATGGAAGGAGTTCCGTCGTCGCAGTTTACGCCGTCGACTATCGAGGGCAGACAGCCGGGAGCTGCTCGGTATCGACGTGTAAAATCAACTCGAATCGAGAGTGCCACGGGTCTACTTTCACGCGAAGACAGAAGAACAGGAAGAAAAGGTTCTGTGGGTGTTTCACGGGATGGTATCCGCAACTGTGTTCTTAGGATCTACCTTAAGGCGTTCAAGGACACGTTCGAAGACGCGTTCGTTGATTTTTGAAGACGTATTTTGATGGGCCCCACACCTCGGACTGACAATTCTAGGGTAGCAGTTCACGAATTACTCGATCCATGTTGTATTATACCGATTGGATAGGCGTAGAACCAGGAGACGATTTGTAGACGATTTTCTAACGATTTCGTACGTTTCGTATCGTTCCGAGGTACCGGTTGTTCTCCACGCAAGTCGCTGAACTTCGAGCGAATTTAGAGCGGGACAGTCATGTTCACTGAACTTTGGATTCCAGACGTGCTACCGAAGTTCGTGCCGTATCGGCGTTCCTCCGCGAATCGGGGATTACATTCGTCGCTTAGAGGGGTTAGCTTTGCTTTCGACTTTGAAAGAGTAACATTTCTCCCACGGTGAAACGTTGGAAGAAATGGTGCACTCGATTTGGTGGTAGagtgttaaaaataattatgaaaagACATTTAACTATGTACCTCTCACATTTGGTAGCAAAAATCTAATTGAGTTTGTGATGTATTGTCCGACCGTAGGGGAAATTCAACTCGTACGATTTTAACGTGACACGCTATAAAATGAAGCAACCCTCATAAGAGACAAATGAATCTCGCTCCACGATAGTCGAAGCAACGGAAATTGTCAAGATCTGGATTTGCCCGAGATCGAGAGCATCTCGTTAACCaccttttatatttatatgaatGTATGCGACAGAAAAATACCCTGACCTCGATTGtaaaatttatatgtatatcaaattgtatatatatatatatatatatatatatacaatttgaTGTTTGTACCAGTAGACGTAACACGAAAGTCACCGTATCGCCACGAAAAATTTATGTAATCGTTGATCGGCGAAGGAAATCGATCTTAGGGGGTCGTGCAATTTTGTAGTCACGGGAAGGTGGATCGTAGGTGGATCTGCACGATTTCCTTGCACGTTTTACGCGTCATTGATCCATCTGATTATAAATTAAGCAGATTATACGAATTTTCTTGTAATCGCGACGCAAGCAACGAAGACACACGCTTGAGCGtcgtatttttttaatcgaGTAGAGGATATACTAAACGACAAACAGGAATATCTGGCAAGACTGATAGTTGATGTTAAATTAACCAGGTAGTTATTTTTTTAACGGAGACGATTTCCTAGGTGCGCCTTCCAACTTTCCACTTGTAAATCAGCTGCATTAAGTTTCTTTCTTGTTCCCGATactgaaatatataatataggATCGAATGCTTGTTCCTAATCAGAAACCTTGTTTTTAACCAGATCAACATGTTCAGCAAACTTGTAAAGTCGGGAGCAGTAACTGAATGGTTCCTAGATACATTCGATCTCCAAGTTGAATTACTAATGaaagaaagagtgacccaaaaaatagtCTCTTTTTAGTTCCGCGatttttggaactgaattttatgcgaaacgataccttatgatgaggcatcaatcgcgaaattttcaagttgaggtgacaattagtttctgagatatgggaggttataaaagtgaaaattcgtaagtccgataatttaaacaattatttccaggggttttgctgattgtcaacaacgaatttgaacttagattttcaaaattcatactGGCCGTTTCAAAATGGtgaacgatatatttaaaaaaaacacccactacacagacatttatatttcttgattttgattttttttcgtgaattttgaaaatctaagttcaaattatataggttgacgcgttaacgaatttccaCTTCGttgaccttccatatctcagaaactaattgtcacctcaactcgaaaatttcttgcgattgatgtctcatcataaggtatcatttggcacgaaattccgttccaaaattgtggaatcaaaaagaggctaaaaaaggcttcatttttgggtcacacTTTGCTGTTTTAGAACTTTCGATAGCCTGAGGGTCTCAAACATTGAACATAGAAAATAGAGTTTTGAGGCTTCCTATCCTTCAGTAGTACCGAGTCTTCATTTATCCTGGCGTCGACTGTAACTCTATAAAAAATACCGAAAATGTCAGACAAGCCATGTCCTTcagacattttaatttttttattagctgAAAAGCTTCAAGGCGCATTGGACAACGAAACCAGTTGGACGGCTAAGGCACGAGTTTCGTTCCTTTTTCTTTCCATTGTTCCAGCTCAAAGTCGCCAGTACCAATACGCTTCTGTACCCCGGCGAAATTTTGATTCGTCAATTACAGCATCACTGATCCATGCAGCCAACACACGCACAAATCGTCACGCTCGTTCCCCGTAATTGCAGCGAACCACGCATCGCCATCGTACACCATCATATGCACTGTGAATAAATAGGATGCACCCTCGTTTGTATACATGTATCTTAGTTCATAGAATGATCGTTCATTGTGTTACAATGACGGGACGCGGTTGGGTATATTTTTTATCGTCGAAAGATTTTTAATAAACGACAGTTCACTACCCTGTGCTTTACGTTCGTCCCTCCTCCGTTCATTCTTCCCAATGTTCATGCCGTTCCGGGATTCGCCAACTTCAGACCGTGATGGAAAAGCCGAAGCTAATAATCTCAATTCCAATTAAAAGCAACAGgggaaaaggaaataaatatatactGAAATTGATAAACGAATATCATTTAGCGCCCTTCATCTGAATTCCTCAAAGGGTCCAGTGACTGGAAACCAGAGATTCAACCCAACGAGTAAAGGTTAAAAGAAGCAAGCAGAGAGTTTTGAAAATGAAGGAACACGCTTGTACATTACCAACGAACGGGGAAAGCTTCGATTTCAGTGGCAACGCGACGAACTCGAAGAATTTAATATTCAAGCAAGCGTGGATGAACGTCTGCAGGATCGGCGAAAATACTCCGCGGACGAAAATGTATCTCGCCAGCATGGCAGCTGTGTCTGCTGAAAGAAGAAGGCACGCCGCCCTTCCACATTGGTGGATCGTACACCCCTTCAGTCACTCGAGGTACCAGACCGCTGTTTATGGATCGATTCCCGAGTAAATAGGGGTTCGTTCTGTTTAAGAACATCTTCAGGTTCCTCTGGGATGTAACGATGACGGTGGTGCTGCTGATTGCCTTTCTGACGATACCCTTTGTAATTTGCTTCGTCGTGATGTGCCACGACGCCATCTACTTGGACAGAGTGAACCCTTTAATTTACGCGTTCTGCTGGGTGGACATTGTTTGCAACTGCATCACTGGGTACGACGAGAAGAAACGCACGCGGGTCGTATTGGAACCGTCGAAGATATTAAAGTACCTCGTATTTTATCACCACGGATTTTTTCTGTTATCTACCTTTACCCGCCTCGTTATTTTCGCGCAATTCTTCGCTCAGCCAGTACCTCAAGACTCTCCTTATTCCGGATATCCTTTCCTCCTTGCCATGGGATCACATAACGCTGCCGTGGCGGCGGCTACCAGGGCGAAACTCCAGCCGCCTGATCGTTTTAATAAATCTTCTGCCCCTCCTGAAGCTCTCTCGTTACGGCCACGCCAACTTGCAGATTTTGGAAATGTTCACGGTAAAACGATGCTTACGGTTGTCGAAGCTTGCCGCTTTAACGTCAGTAGACTTCATCCTGACGCTTTGCGCATGATATTTCAGTACTTCAAGGTGCTGCATTTCTATTACGAAATGGTCACCACCCTCATGCTGGCCTTTTACATCATGTTCTGGTTCAGCTGCCTGTGCTACTTAATTCCTATCATGGTTCTCCAGTTCACTAACTCCCTGCCCGAAGTAATCGATCGAACTATCGCCGAGGCAGTGACGCTAACGAAACCTTAGCACGCGAAGGAGTAGAAAAGGTTGTTGAACCCTGCGTTCCATTCGCAGGATTGCCACGAGTGCTGGATAACTGACTTGGATGATAACACAATAGCCGGCAGGTTCCGGAACGCGCTGTTCATCGTCGTGGAGCAGCTCTCGGCTACCGGTTACGGGCTGTTCGTGCCGGGAACAGACGGCCACACAATACTCAGCTGCATTCTGATGATAACAGGCAGATTTATCGAGTGTTACATCCTAGGTGAACCTTTCGCCCAATCCAGCTACCAAATACCTCTCTGAATATCATCCAGCGGAGGTAATCATCTTCCCATTCACCTCGTTTCAGTGATGCTTATCCAGATAAAGGCTGGCAGAAAATCGTCGAAGTCCAAGTTCCAGGAGATCGTTAACCAAGTGGCGGCTTACACGAGGCAAAAGCAGcttccagcgcatatgaagaaaCGCCTCCTGGCTTACTATCATTACCGTTTCCGGAACAGCTACTTCCGCGAGAAATTGATCCTGTCCGCTTTGTCAGGTACAGGACCTCCGTTCAATCTCTCTAACTGTTCCACTTAATGTGTTGCTCGTGCATCAGAGCAACTGCGCGAAGAGATCGCGCTCCAGTCGAGCCACCGTTTGGTCGAGAACGTGCCGATCTTCAAAGCTTTGCCGAAGAACATCCTACGGTCGATCATTAAGAACCTGAGGTTCGAGCTGTACTTGCCAAACGACGTGATAGTGAAAGCTGGGGCCCAGGGTGACTGCATGTTCTTTCTGTCCGCTGGGACCGTCGCTGTGTTGACGCCCACTGGAAAGGAGGTAATTTCTTCTCCTCGTTTAGACGTGGTTCTGGATAGAGTCTTCAGGTAATATCAACGTGCAATCGTTTGGAATTCAACAGATCTGCCATTTGGACGACGGTGCACATTTCGGCGAAGTGGCGCTCTTAGTTCCCGACCAGAGGAGGGTGGCGAGCGTGATCGCGATCGAGGTCTGCGAGGTGTATCGCCTCGATCGTAGGGATTTTCGCAAGTGCATCGCTGTGCACACGGAGCTGTTCGCTAAGATCGAGAGGATCGCGACGGAGAGGGTCGAGAGAGCGGTGGTCATCGAGAAACAACACCAACGATACCTGATGCGCAGCTCCGAGAGCATCGACGCGTCTAAAAGATCGAGGAGGGCTTGATCGATGGTGAAAGATCCTGAAATTCGCCGGTGTGTTGTAAAGACAAGTTTCAACATTATTTTCAGTGATAATAGTAGAAGATAGTGAATCGTTAATTATTGGTAATAAGGGGATACAGTGCTTTGTTAATTTTCACATTGAAATAAAGGTTTGAAGAATGATATAAAGGCTTGTGAAGCAGACTTCTTCAAGTAACGGTAACAGTGGAATTtctttgatataaaaaatatgccaaattTTAGGACACCACCGAGTCTTCCTCAAAGAATAATCATGCTGATTGTTTAACCGTATATTTAAGGatcttatatattattattgtccATACATTGTTTGTATAGTGGCATTCCTTTACGTCTacctttattttataattatatatatatatatatattatattaatcgtCACCTAGGATACTTACAGTTACAAATACACTCACTAAAATCTTTAGCACTGTCGCGATGAGCTATGCACGTATAGAATAATACACTGGAGACACGAATAAGTGATtaacttttctttttgttttttccatttttttttttttggcaattcTCCTTCTCGTGAAACGCTTAACCCTTCGCCCGTGTCCGTAGCGATGATCGCGAACGTGATCGACTCCCAGAACGTTTCTAAAATGCTAGACAGGATGCTCGGGGGATCGAAGAAGCGTCGAACTGAAAGAATCCCGGGAAACTCTCTGTCTGTACGCGAGGTGTGTTCCATGTTCTTGTGAGATCTTACCCTACGATAATGAAATGGGACTGAATGCTTCGAAATCCTTTTCCCCAACTCTGCGATACTTCTGTGACCGAGCCGAAGGCCGACCTACGTACTTCCAAAGGCTGAAGAAACAAAGTGGCGATGGTACACGGAATCTGAACATTCGTCTTTACACTTCTAGCTGATTTAAACCTGGAATTCCTACACTAATCAACTTCGCTAAGTATTCTGTAGCAACTGGGACATCTGAAGAGCTTTCCTACGCTATGGGActctatatttatattacaaagTGAATGCTGTATCAACAATCTCTCCGCTACTATTAGGCAACTATTCTGCTATCAGGATATGGTTATTAGAGCCCGTTGAGTACTCCGATGACATTAACCAAGTATTTCAGATACTATTGCACAGACTCCGTTCGCttctaacaatttgaaacgTCGAGTACTCGACCAGCTCTACCCCACGATCTGACGATTCAAAGTTATCCTGTCTTATAAGTAGAACAGATTCCCGGAAGGCGTTGACTAAAACTATCGAACGACCCTGTCACGATCACTTCTACAGACGCTGGAGTCTCTACGAGGAGCTTCGTTGCCCCATAAGATATGTCGTCTTTAACGAGTATATAGGTGATAGTGAGAATTATATACATCTCTAGTGTAACAGTATGTGAATGGTAGGGCATTGTACAAGACTTAAATCACACggtagaaatataaattatttactatACGAACAAGGGTTGGGGCGGAGGGGGGGGTGGGGTGGATCTACTGAAATGACGTTCACTGCGCGTACCTTGCGTTCCGTTAAAATCGATTCCCCGTCCACCTACGGTGGATCTATTCCATCTACGTCCGATATGCGATCAGTAGGATATCTATGACTCGTAAACTATACTGAAACTAATTTATACATTCGCTAGATAGTCGTCGTGTCGCTACGTTACAACATATCCGTCACAATCGTGTAATATCTAGTTTGGTCAGATCTAGAGGAGCACGGAGGAGAAGAGTACTCAATATGTATTTATCTATTCTTCTGTCCCGTTGGCCCGATTCCTCCGAGTGAATTGGGGAAGTCAATTGCACCCCCGAGAAAGTATCGCTGGAGTGGCAATGTTTAATTTCTTCCACGATACGCGTTCGTTTCTGATGCAGCTACGAGATTGTCTTAATGTTGAAATTTGGTCGAAGGCATAAGTGCGAAGCTTCTTCGCTTGGCGTATCGTCTGAATTGTTCAGTCCGAAGCTTTCGGTAAAATTGTGTCCGCCAACGGTGAGAAAGGGGGAAGGTGTAGGAAAGACGTCGAATCGGAGGAATTGGTTCGGTGTGATCATCTAAAATCGAAACGTCGATGCTGCGTTGGTTTCTCGAACCGCGACTGAACATCTCGAGAGGACTTGTTCGTTCTGATCGTTCACTACGCTGTATTTACACTAATCGGTGTCCGTATGCAAATTTATATTTAGCACTCTTTCCCCGACACTTTCGAAGGGCATCTAATAAGGCACTGTCATTTTACTGTGACTGAAACGATAAGGTGAAAGAAGAGCGTCCTTCCCTACGGTTCCGTGGATATTCCATCGACTCGGATCGATTAAGTAAAACTTACGTCTACGATATACATTATATAAATGCTTTTGGTACCTTTCCCTTCGGAATCCT
This region of Andrena cerasifolii isolate SP2316 chromosome 4, iyAndCera1_principal, whole genome shotgun sequence genomic DNA includes:
- the Task7 gene encoding TWIK-related acid-sensitive K[+] channel 7; amino-acid sequence: MKRPNVRTLALVVCTFTYLLVGAAVFDAFESDTERKRWEFLSEIRRNMMKKYNITQEDYRMLEIVIIENKPHKAGPQWKFAGAFYFSTLVLAMIGYGHSTPVTIGGKAFCMVYAMVGIPLGLVMFQSIGERLNKFASVVIKRAKTYLRCLKTEATELNLMFATGLLSSIIITTGAAVFSRYEGWSYFDSFYYCFVTLTTIGFGDYVALQNDHALSNKPGYVALSLVFILFGLAVVAASINLLVLRFMTMNTGDARRDDNELVVVPHHVPVLDGQVIAVNGRLLGGHVPIIHDMDDCVKVCFCTCLRPANSEHLDQGYQGYRSPSASASLRKKRASV
- the LOC143367987 gene encoding potassium/sodium hyperpolarization-activated cyclic nucleotide-gated channel 4, which produces MKEHACTLPTNGESFDFSGNATNSKNLIFKQAWMNVCRIGENTPRTKMYLASMAAVSAERRRHAALPHWWIVHPFSHSRFLWDVTMTVVLLIAFLTIPFVICFVVMCHDAIYLDRVNPLIYAFCWVDIVCNCITGYDEKKRTRVVLEPSKILNQYLKTLLIPDILSSLPWDHITLPWRRLPGRNSSRLIVLINLLPLLKLSRYGHANLQILEMFTYFKVLHFYYEMVTTLMLAFYIMFWFSCLCYLIPIMVLQFTNSLPEDCHECWITDLDDNTIAGRFRNALFIVVEQLSATGYGLFVPGTDGHTILSCILMITGRFIECYILVMLIQIKAGRKSSKSKFQEIVNQVAAYTRQKQLPAHMKKRLLAYYHYRFRNSYFREKLILSALSEQLREEIALQSSHRLVENVPIFKALPKNILRSIIKNLRFELYLPNDVIVKAGAQGDCMFFLSAGTVAVLTPTGKEICHLDDGAHFGEVALLVPDQRRVASVIAIEVCEVYRLDRRDFRKCIAVHTELFAKIERIATERVERAVVIEKQHQRYLMRSSESIDASKRSRRA